One window of the Oceanicaulis sp. genome contains the following:
- a CDS encoding ABC transporter ATP-binding protein: MIVADRLVKRFSGRTVVDQVSFEVKTGEVTGFLGPNGAGKSTTMRMIVGCLEPDGGKAAIDGCDPALQRRRAQEMVGYLPEGAPAYPAMTPRGFVRFCLRARGYRGKGLREAAEIALERANLGPAAEKAIGALSKGYKRRAALAAAIAHDPPVLILDEPTDGLDPNQKDGVRTLIREMAPKKAIIISTHLLDEVDAICTRAVVIAGGKVLADDTPKALAQLGPDGTIGSAFRALTRPAGETLGRIRGGRAA; encoded by the coding sequence ATGATCGTCGCCGATCGCCTGGTCAAGCGTTTCTCCGGCCGCACCGTGGTCGACCAGGTGAGTTTCGAGGTGAAGACCGGCGAGGTGACCGGTTTTCTCGGCCCTAACGGCGCGGGCAAATCCACCACCATGCGCATGATCGTCGGCTGTCTGGAGCCCGACGGCGGCAAGGCGGCCATCGACGGCTGCGATCCCGCGCTGCAGCGCCGCCGCGCCCAGGAGATGGTCGGCTATCTGCCCGAGGGCGCGCCGGCCTATCCGGCGATGACCCCGCGCGGCTTCGTGCGCTTCTGCCTGCGCGCGCGCGGCTATCGCGGCAAGGGCTTGCGCGAGGCGGCCGAGATCGCGCTCGAACGGGCCAATCTCGGCCCCGCCGCTGAGAAGGCGATCGGCGCGCTGTCAAAAGGCTACAAGCGCCGCGCCGCGCTGGCCGCAGCGATCGCGCACGATCCCCCGGTGCTGATCCTGGACGAACCGACAGACGGGCTCGACCCCAACCAGAAGGACGGGGTGCGCACGCTGATCCGCGAGATGGCGCCGAAGAAGGCGATCATCATCTCCACCCATCTGCTCGACGAGGTCGACGCGATCTGCACCCGCGCGGTGGTGATCGCCGGCGGCAAGGTGCTCGCCGACGACACCCCGAAGGCGCTCGCCCAGCTCGGCCCGGACGGCACGATCGGTTCGGCCTTCCGCGCGCTCACCCGGCCGGCCGGCGAAACGCTGGGCCGCATCAGGGGAGGCCGGGCGGCGTGA
- a CDS encoding ABC transporter permease → MNGLIAVFRRELAAYFETPLAWVFLVVFSLAAPSFAWRVGGLFETGRADLAPLFDYMPWLLLVLMPALAMRAWAEERDRGTLETLLSAPIPLWASALGKFLAAWAVAGVAIALTFPMWIAINYLGEPDNAATATAYLGAFLLAGGYLALGQAVSASTSNQVIAFVLGAAACFLVTVAGLPFVIDALSGALPGAAAEAIAELSALARFESLRRGVLSLRDTVYFLTLIGFGLGVAMTLIDARRGG, encoded by the coding sequence GTGAACGGACTGATCGCGGTGTTCAGACGCGAGCTGGCGGCGTATTTCGAAACCCCGCTCGCCTGGGTCTTCCTCGTGGTGTTCTCGCTCGCCGCGCCCAGCTTCGCCTGGCGCGTGGGCGGGCTGTTCGAGACCGGCCGCGCCGATCTCGCCCCGCTGTTCGATTACATGCCCTGGCTGTTGCTGGTGCTGATGCCGGCGCTGGCCATGCGCGCCTGGGCCGAGGAGCGCGACCGCGGCACGCTGGAGACGCTTCTGTCAGCGCCCATCCCGCTCTGGGCCAGCGCTCTGGGCAAGTTTCTCGCCGCCTGGGCGGTGGCCGGGGTGGCCATCGCGCTGACCTTCCCGATGTGGATCGCGATCAATTATCTCGGCGAGCCCGACAACGCGGCCACCGCGACGGCCTATCTCGGCGCGTTCCTTCTGGCGGGCGGCTATCTCGCGCTCGGTCAGGCGGTGTCGGCCTCCACCTCGAACCAGGTGATCGCCTTCGTGCTGGGCGCGGCGGCGTGTTTCCTCGTGACCGTCGCGGGGCTTCCCTTCGTCATCGACGCGCTCAGCGGCGCCCTGCCCGGCGCTGCAGCCGAAGCGATCGCCGAACTCAGCGCGCTGGCGCGGTTTGAATCCCTGCGCCGCGGCGTTCTGAGCCTGCGCGACACGGTCTATTTCCTCACCCTGATCGGCTTCGGCCTGGGGGTGGCGATGACCCTGATCGACGCCAGGCGGGGAGGCTGA
- a CDS encoding Gldg family protein, with translation MSARRFLVLMVLSLALGFAGFNLFSGAMLDRLRVDLTERGLYELSPGAREVLARIDEPVNLTFYFSRSEAARYPALRAYGARVREMLRTIAARSGGRVRLEEVDPDPFSAEEDAAIAAGLEPAPTEDGGQIFFGLTGRNAVDDERVIAFFDPVEEARLEYEIVRTLAELERARTPKIAIISDLPFAPDREGRSGNPVIDELARAFEVAWLENDFEAIPEDADALFLLHPAPLSDGQTYLVDQFALRTGRVLALVDPMAHVALKPGPDGLPPVNANRASTLSRLFSTWGLSYDVNTVAMDARNGLPVQIAEGGRTRMRAYPLWFAAPPANLNTDAPALAALSRGINLGSPGVLSAQPGLEDRFTGLIFTSEAAARLDADRAAASPPPEELMRELDPAPDAPLTIAARLDGPFQTAFPGGPPAGDIDLDPARHLVESEGAGEIVVIADADLLDPAFFLRADPAAGPQVVADNPALILNLADRLAGDPALVSLRSRAGSERPMVRVEALRSEAQARYVETQERLQRELADAEARLEELSRAGRASALGGAAEADSGEAAALRAEILDARERLREIERGFRVEIDALERALLFWTLWVPPFLVICAGLVITLLKRRRRS, from the coding sequence ATGAGCGCACGGCGCTTCCTCGTCCTGATGGTGCTGAGCCTGGCGCTGGGGTTTGCGGGCTTCAACCTGTTCTCCGGCGCCATGCTGGACCGGCTGCGCGTCGATCTGACCGAGCGCGGGCTCTACGAGCTGTCGCCCGGCGCGCGCGAGGTGCTGGCCCGGATCGACGAGCCGGTGAACCTCACCTTCTATTTCTCCCGCAGCGAAGCGGCGCGCTATCCCGCGCTGCGCGCCTACGGAGCGAGAGTGCGCGAGATGCTGCGCACGATCGCAGCGCGGTCAGGCGGACGAGTCCGCCTCGAAGAGGTCGACCCCGATCCGTTCTCGGCTGAAGAAGACGCCGCGATCGCCGCAGGGCTGGAGCCTGCGCCGACCGAAGACGGCGGGCAGATCTTCTTCGGACTGACGGGGCGCAACGCGGTCGACGACGAGCGGGTCATCGCCTTTTTCGATCCGGTCGAGGAGGCGCGGCTCGAATACGAGATCGTGCGCACGCTCGCCGAACTCGAACGCGCGCGCACGCCGAAGATCGCGATCATCTCCGACCTGCCCTTCGCGCCGGACCGTGAGGGACGCAGCGGCAATCCGGTGATCGACGAACTCGCCCGCGCCTTCGAGGTCGCTTGGCTGGAAAACGATTTCGAGGCCATCCCCGAGGACGCCGACGCGCTGTTCCTGCTGCACCCCGCGCCGCTGTCGGACGGTCAGACCTATCTGGTCGATCAGTTCGCGCTGCGCACCGGACGGGTGCTGGCGCTGGTCGATCCGATGGCGCATGTCGCGCTCAAGCCCGGCCCTGACGGCCTGCCGCCGGTGAACGCGAACCGCGCCTCCACTTTGTCGCGCCTGTTCTCGACCTGGGGGCTTTCCTACGACGTCAACACCGTGGCGATGGACGCGAGAAACGGCCTTCCCGTGCAGATCGCCGAGGGCGGCCGCACGCGCATGCGCGCCTATCCGCTCTGGTTCGCCGCCCCGCCGGCCAATCTCAACACCGACGCGCCCGCCCTCGCGGCCCTGTCGCGTGGGATCAATCTGGGCTCGCCGGGCGTGCTCAGCGCCCAGCCGGGGCTCGAAGACCGGTTCACCGGGCTCATCTTCACCAGCGAGGCCGCAGCGAGGCTGGACGCCGACCGCGCCGCCGCCTCGCCCCCGCCCGAAGAGCTGATGCGCGAGCTCGACCCCGCGCCCGACGCGCCGCTGACGATCGCCGCCCGGCTCGACGGACCGTTCCAGACCGCCTTCCCCGGCGGACCGCCCGCCGGAGACATCGATCTCGATCCCGCCCGCCATCTGGTGGAATCAGAAGGCGCGGGCGAGATCGTGGTGATCGCCGACGCCGACCTGCTCGACCCGGCCTTCTTCCTGCGCGCCGATCCGGCGGCGGGCCCACAGGTCGTCGCGGACAATCCCGCCCTGATCCTCAATCTCGCAGACCGGCTGGCGGGCGATCCCGCGCTCGTCTCCCTGCGCTCGCGGGCGGGTTCGGAACGGCCCATGGTGCGCGTCGAAGCGCTCAGGAGCGAAGCCCAGGCGCGCTATGTCGAAACCCAGGAACGCCTGCAGCGCGAGCTCGCCGACGCCGAAGCCCGGCTTGAAGAATTGAGCCGCGCAGGCCGCGCCAGCGCGCTGGGCGGTGCGGCGGAAGCCGACAGCGGCGAGGCCGCCGCGCTGAGAGCGGAGATCCTCGATGCGCGCGAGCGCCTGCGCGAGATCGAGCGCGGCTTCCGGGTCGAGATCGACGCGCTGGAACGCGCGCTTCTGTTCTGGACGCTCTGGGTCCCGCCGTTTCTGGTGATCTGCGCCGGGCTGGTGATCACTCTTCTCAAGCGCAGGCGGCGGTCATGA
- a CDS encoding DUF4340 domain-containing protein, producing MSAGPAIRRRNQAIAAFAAGVILLALGAASVWRDAALGARPDVSGPVVPGWRDAAADAERIEIITSDEQFMLVRSEAGWTMPSRGDYAVRPERIAELDEALGGLQYDRAMTRDPEKFPRLGLDDPIGGGAGIRINVLDSEGTAIAALIVGRDRDEGGVYLRTPGGERAYSATGTLPELGDAGRWLGLEFWDLDPGSVAQARIRPEAGPAWAVQRAGIAQRNFELVEPEGWRLVTGGAANGPATAGARLRFRDVKPAAALTGAFAARHQAVTFSGIAYDLTFTAEGEERWAVIEVRAAADDAAERVERLERFVDGWAFRVSEDAYERMTRPLPELAEPAPVEPVIEP from the coding sequence ATGAGCGCGGGTCCCGCCATCCGCCGCCGCAATCAAGCGATCGCGGCGTTTGCAGCCGGCGTGATCCTGCTCGCGCTGGGCGCAGCCTCGGTCTGGCGCGACGCGGCGCTGGGCGCCCGGCCGGACGTCTCGGGCCCCGTCGTGCCAGGCTGGCGCGACGCGGCGGCCGACGCCGAACGGATCGAGATCATCACGTCGGACGAACAGTTCATGCTGGTGCGCAGCGAAGCGGGCTGGACCATGCCCTCGCGCGGGGACTACGCCGTCCGGCCCGAGCGGATCGCCGAACTCGACGAGGCGCTGGGCGGGCTTCAGTACGACCGGGCGATGACCCGCGACCCGGAGAAGTTTCCGCGCCTGGGCCTCGACGATCCGATCGGCGGCGGCGCGGGGATCCGGATCAACGTGCTCGACAGCGAAGGCACGGCGATCGCCGCGCTCATCGTCGGGCGCGATCGCGACGAGGGCGGGGTGTATCTGCGCACGCCGGGCGGTGAGCGGGCTTACTCTGCGACCGGAACCCTGCCCGAGCTCGGCGATGCGGGCCGCTGGCTGGGCCTGGAATTCTGGGATCTCGATCCCGGCTCGGTCGCCCAGGCGCGCATCCGGCCCGAGGCCGGCCCGGCCTGGGCCGTACAGCGCGCCGGGATCGCCCAGCGCAATTTCGAACTCGTCGAACCCGAGGGCTGGCGCCTGGTCACCGGCGGCGCGGCGAACGGCCCGGCCACCGCCGGCGCGCGCCTGCGTTTCCGCGACGTCAAACCGGCCGCCGCGCTCACCGGCGCCTTCGCCGCGCGCCACCAGGCGGTGACGTTCTCGGGCATCGCCTACGACCTCACCTTCACCGCCGAGGGCGAGGAGCGCTGGGCGGTGATCGAGGTGCGCGCGGCCGCCGACGACGCCGCCGAGCGGGTCGAGCGGTTGGAGCGCTTCGTGGACGGCTGGGCCTTCAGGGTCAGCGAGGACGCCTATGAACGCATGACCCGGCCCCTGCCCGAGCTGGCCGAGCCTGCGCCGGTCGAGCCTGTGATCGAGCCGTAA
- a CDS encoding thioesterase family protein has translation MKPDPKRLDPSVYPLAITVPTRFRDLDTLGHLNNVAIGSFYEEGRAALNRTAFPPDMRHAHRMRMLIADVHIAYLGEAHYPGDLEVKAGILSVGRSSYTIGLALFQNGACVGTCETVLVNTDGEKPAPIPEDGRAALEALTIRL, from the coding sequence ATGAAGCCCGATCCCAAACGCCTCGACCCGTCCGTCTATCCGCTGGCGATCACCGTGCCGACGCGATTTCGCGATCTCGACACGCTGGGCCATCTCAACAACGTGGCCATCGGCTCGTTCTACGAGGAGGGCCGCGCGGCGCTGAACCGGACCGCCTTTCCGCCCGACATGCGGCACGCGCACAGGATGCGCATGCTGATCGCCGACGTGCACATCGCCTATCTGGGCGAGGCGCACTATCCCGGCGACCTTGAAGTGAAGGCGGGCATCCTGTCGGTGGGCCGGTCGAGCTACACGATCGGTCTAGCGCTATTTCAGAACGGCGCCTGCGTGGGCACGTGCGAAACCGTGCTGGTCAACACCGACGGCGAAAAACCCGCGCCCATCCCCGAAGACGGGCGCGCGGCGCTCGAGGCGCTGACGATCCGGCTGTGA
- a CDS encoding DUF6671 family protein produces the protein MGEPAYTPFAGQVALIATMHGKQAALGPPLARLGFEVRTAEGLDTDAFGAFSGETERARTMLDAARAKARAAFAVSRDADWVFASEGAFGPHPALPVLPGYRELICALRPSDGLEVVETATGFETNFAHIDADSATDLDTFLGRIGFPDHAVIIKAGARVLAKAVTARTELDALIARHGAVRIETDMRAHLNPTRMAEIAKLADRLAGRLAATCPACSAPGWGRTGAEPGLRCEACGSPTALIAEEIWSCSACDHTERRERSDGLAAADPGDCPVCNP, from the coding sequence ATGGGCGAGCCCGCCTACACTCCGTTCGCCGGACAGGTCGCGCTGATCGCGACCATGCACGGCAAACAGGCCGCGCTCGGCCCGCCGCTTGCGCGGTTGGGGTTCGAGGTGAGAACAGCCGAGGGTCTCGACACCGACGCCTTCGGGGCGTTCTCCGGCGAGACCGAACGGGCCCGAACCATGCTGGACGCCGCTCGCGCGAAAGCGCGGGCGGCGTTCGCCGTTTCGAGGGACGCGGACTGGGTGTTCGCGTCCGAAGGCGCGTTCGGTCCGCATCCGGCCCTGCCCGTCCTGCCGGGCTATCGCGAGCTGATCTGCGCCCTGCGCCCTTCCGACGGTCTGGAAGTCGTCGAGACGGCGACGGGGTTCGAGACGAACTTCGCCCATATCGATGCGGACTCCGCGACCGATCTCGACACGTTCCTGGGCCGCATCGGCTTTCCCGATCACGCCGTGATCATTAAGGCCGGAGCGCGGGTGCTGGCCAAGGCGGTCACGGCGCGGACCGAACTCGACGCGCTGATCGCCCGCCATGGCGCGGTCAGGATCGAGACCGACATGCGCGCCCATCTCAACCCCACACGCATGGCCGAGATCGCAAAGCTCGCCGACCGCCTCGCAGGCCGGCTGGCCGCGACATGCCCGGCCTGCTCTGCGCCGGGCTGGGGACGGACCGGCGCAGAGCCGGGCCTCAGATGCGAGGCATGCGGCTCGCCGACCGCGCTGATCGCCGAGGAGATCTGGTCGTGTTCGGCCTGCGATCACACAGAGCGACGGGAGCGCAGCGACGGGCTCGCCGCGGCCGATCCCGGTGATTGCCCGGTGTGCAATCCCTGA
- a CDS encoding NADP-dependent isocitrate dehydrogenase, which yields MNTMTKPEAAGAAKGDPVPITVAYGDGIGPEIMEACLRVLQAAGAKIAPETIEIGEAVYLKGNTAGIEPEAWDSLRRTKVFYKAPITTPQGGGYKSMNVTVRKSLGMFANVRPCQALSPYIATKHPGMDVVIVRENEEDLYAGIEHRQTDEVFQCLKLFSRPGTERIIRYAFEYAKSNGRKKVTCFSKDNIMKLTDGLYHKIFDEVAKDYPEIETEHWIIDIGAAKLAANPNQFDVIVMANLYGDILSDVAAEITGSVGLGSSANIGQHCSMFEAIHGSAPRRAGQNVANPSGLLLAGVQMMVHIGQPEVAETVHNAWLKTIEDGVHTYDIFTEGQSARKVSTSEFADAIIERLGMKPEKLPAQIYDKTKGAPQIPAAKRLPAAKKDLVGIDVFVHWTGENPDALADLLKKAEAPGALELKMISNRGTKVWPNGLPETFKTDHWRCRFIFDGAGDRAAVAKLMTRLVEADIDFIKTEHLYEFDGEPGYSLGQGQ from the coding sequence ATGAATACGATGACCAAGCCCGAAGCCGCCGGCGCCGCCAAGGGCGATCCGGTTCCGATCACCGTCGCTTACGGGGACGGCATCGGCCCGGAGATCATGGAGGCCTGCCTGCGCGTGCTTCAGGCGGCCGGCGCGAAGATCGCCCCTGAAACCATCGAGATCGGCGAAGCGGTCTACCTCAAGGGCAACACCGCCGGCATCGAGCCTGAAGCCTGGGACTCGCTGCGCCGCACGAAGGTCTTCTACAAGGCGCCGATCACCACCCCGCAGGGCGGCGGCTACAAGTCGATGAACGTGACCGTGCGCAAATCGCTGGGCATGTTCGCGAACGTCCGCCCCTGCCAGGCGCTCTCGCCCTACATCGCCACCAAGCATCCGGGCATGGACGTGGTCATCGTGCGCGAGAACGAGGAGGACCTCTACGCGGGCATCGAGCACCGCCAGACCGACGAGGTCTTCCAGTGCCTGAAGCTGTTCTCCCGGCCCGGCACCGAGCGGATCATCCGCTACGCGTTCGAGTACGCGAAGTCGAACGGCCGCAAGAAGGTCACCTGCTTCTCCAAAGACAACATCATGAAGCTGACCGACGGCCTGTATCACAAGATTTTCGACGAGGTCGCCAAGGACTATCCCGAGATCGAGACCGAGCACTGGATCATCGATATCGGCGCGGCCAAGCTGGCGGCGAACCCCAACCAGTTCGACGTCATCGTGATGGCGAACCTGTATGGCGACATTCTCAGCGACGTCGCAGCCGAGATCACCGGTTCGGTGGGCCTGGGCTCCAGCGCGAACATCGGCCAGCACTGCTCGATGTTCGAGGCGATCCACGGCTCCGCGCCGCGCCGGGCGGGCCAGAACGTGGCCAACCCCTCGGGGCTGCTGCTGGCGGGCGTTCAGATGATGGTCCATATCGGCCAGCCCGAGGTGGCCGAGACCGTCCATAACGCCTGGCTGAAGACCATCGAGGACGGGGTGCACACCTACGACATCTTCACCGAGGGCCAGTCCGCCCGGAAGGTGTCCACCTCCGAATTCGCCGACGCCATCATCGAGCGTCTGGGCATGAAGCCTGAAAAGCTGCCCGCCCAGATCTACGACAAGACCAAGGGCGCGCCGCAAATCCCCGCCGCAAAGCGTCTGCCGGCGGCGAAGAAAGACCTCGTGGGCATCGACGTGTTCGTGCACTGGACCGGGGAGAATCCCGACGCGCTGGCCGATCTTCTGAAGAAAGCCGAGGCGCCGGGCGCGCTGGAGCTGAAGATGATCTCCAACCGCGGCACGAAGGTCTGGCCGAACGGTCTGCCCGAGACCTTCAAGACCGATCACTGGCGCTGCCGCTTCATCTTCGACGGCGCGGGCGATCGCGCCGCTGTGGCGAAGCTGATGACCCGTCTGGTCGAGGCCGACATCGACTTCATCAAGACCGAGCATCTTTATGAATTCGACGGCGAGCCGGGCTACTCGCTCGGCCAGGGCCAGTAA